One part of the Mangrovibacillus cuniculi genome encodes these proteins:
- a CDS encoding cell wall hydrolase, translating into MKKWFISSALTLGLLASLPLAASANSYTIVKGDTLWSIGERYSVSVLDLQKTNDIEGSLIYPGQVLTLPTAVSAEERDLLSRLVHAEAKGEPYEGKVAVATVVLNRVNSSQFPNTIKEVINQSNAFTPVQNGSINKPADQEAKKAVDEAITFGGQGNGSLFFYNPDTATSDWIFSREVITKIGNHNFAK; encoded by the coding sequence ATGAAAAAGTGGTTTATTTCATCCGCTCTAACTCTAGGGTTACTTGCATCACTACCGCTAGCAGCGAGCGCAAATTCTTATACAATTGTTAAAGGTGATACTTTATGGTCCATTGGAGAAAGATACAGTGTATCTGTATTAGATCTTCAAAAGACGAACGACATCGAAGGATCATTAATCTATCCTGGACAAGTACTAACACTCCCTACTGCTGTATCTGCAGAGGAGCGTGACTTACTTTCACGCTTAGTTCATGCAGAAGCGAAGGGTGAACCGTATGAAGGGAAAGTAGCAGTAGCAACAGTTGTATTAAATCGTGTAAACAGCAGCCAGTTCCCTAATACGATTAAAGAAGTTATTAATCAAAGTAACGCTTTCACACCTGTTCAAAACGGTTCCATTAATAAACCAGCTGATCAAGAAGCGAAGAAAGCTGTAGATGAAGCAATTACATTTGGTGGACAAGGAAACGGGTCTCTTTTCTTTTACAACCCTGATACTGCAACAAGTGATTGGATCTTCTCTCGCGAAGTAATCACGAAAATTGGTAACCATAATTTTGCTAAGTAA
- a CDS encoding SDR family oxidoreductase, producing MKVVVAGANGTTGKMIVEKLVKNGHEVYAIVRKPEQVETMEQLKARPILADLTEDLSSSLQKKDAVIFAAGAGGGAKPEQTTAVDRDAAIHLMKAALEKGVNRFVMLSSVGTEQPDKGPEGLQHYLQMKQEADAFLLNTELDYTIVRPVTLTNDEGTGLITVGKTVDYTSTVTREDVASTIVESLETSNTSRKLFEMTNGDQSIKEAVSNL from the coding sequence ATGAAAGTAGTTGTAGCAGGAGCTAATGGAACAACAGGTAAAATGATCGTAGAAAAATTAGTGAAAAACGGACATGAAGTCTATGCTATTGTTAGAAAACCAGAGCAAGTAGAAACAATGGAACAATTAAAAGCTCGTCCTATTTTAGCAGACTTAACCGAGGATCTCTCCTCTTCTCTTCAGAAAAAAGATGCTGTCATATTTGCAGCTGGTGCCGGTGGTGGAGCAAAACCTGAACAGACAACAGCAGTTGACCGTGATGCAGCAATACACCTAATGAAAGCTGCTTTAGAAAAAGGTGTAAATAGATTCGTTATGTTAAGTTCTGTAGGTACAGAACAACCTGACAAAGGGCCAGAAGGTTTACAACACTATCTTCAAATGAAACAAGAGGCGGATGCCTTTTTATTAAATACCGAACTTGATTATACGATAGTTCGTCCAGTTACATTAACAAATGACGAAGGAACTGGACTTATTACTGTAGGTAAAACGGTAGATTATACTTCTACGGTTACACGTGAAGATGTAGCTTCTACTATTGTAGAAAGTTTAGAAACAAGCAATACTAGTCGAAAACTATTTGAAATGACAAATGGCGACCAAAGTATAAAAGAAGCCGTTTCCAATCTATAA
- a CDS encoding DUF421 domain-containing protein — protein sequence MSIILHISAVLITGFFALLISTKILGKTQISQLTAFDFISAIVLGELVGNGIFDPDVTIWSILYAIVVWTVLVYGVLYITQKFRHTRSFLEGNPSILIRNGIIDKEQLVKNKLDINELLQMLRTEKDIFSIREVEFAILEPNGKISALKKYPYDTPTTSEFQMTAKAVYLPISLISDGVVDLDNLEQSGFTESWLMNQIQQYGLTNFEDVLYGEWREDDGFFCLPTQNKTK from the coding sequence TCATATAAGCGCTGTATTAATTACTGGTTTCTTTGCACTTTTAATTTCTACTAAGATTCTAGGTAAGACACAGATTTCTCAATTGACTGCGTTCGACTTCATTTCTGCTATCGTCCTTGGCGAATTAGTTGGAAACGGTATATTCGATCCTGATGTAACGATTTGGAGCATTTTATATGCGATTGTCGTTTGGACTGTTTTGGTTTACGGTGTGCTTTACATCACCCAAAAATTTAGACATACCCGTTCATTTCTGGAAGGAAATCCATCCATCTTAATTAGAAATGGAATAATTGACAAAGAACAATTAGTCAAAAACAAATTAGATATTAACGAGCTACTACAGATGCTGCGTACAGAAAAGGATATCTTTTCTATTCGAGAAGTTGAATTTGCTATCTTAGAGCCTAATGGTAAAATCAGTGCACTAAAAAAATATCCCTATGACACTCCTACTACAAGTGAATTCCAAATGACAGCAAAGGCAGTGTATTTACCTATTTCTCTTATTAGTGATGGAGTAGTTGATTTGGATAACTTAGAACAATCAGGTTTCACTGAATCATGGTTAATGAACCAGATTCAACAGTACGGCCTTACTAATTTTGAAGATGTGTTATATGGGGAATGGCGAGAAGATGATGGATTCTTTTGTTTGCCTACACAAAATAAAACCAAGTGA